One window of the Candidatus Tisiphia endosymbiont of Sialis lutaria genome contains the following:
- a CDS encoding AAA family ATPase — MKEQTHNNYQPRMFVGTDDFYDLLINSDIFVDKSLMIKELLEDSGKVTLITRPRRWGKSLNMDMVRRFFEIEVDEQGQVLPQEQKMNYKLFSGGEVDLGFDETKELKPLKIANVANSMKRQGQFPVILISFKGVRGSNYEEIEVGIKSQIINLFAKHRYLERYIKQDEKLLIDAQKEILQRYFTGKLIEDDIKNSLKFLSDLLYKHFNQKVYILIDEYDTPINSAYMKFGNNLEEFEEVLALFRAIFGNSLKTNDSLQKGVITGILRIAKANLFSDLNNLTECSLLDERFSSSYGFTQAEVDELLTKVPTTTKPEEIKNWYNGYNFGGEVIYNPWSIMQCLASKGKLDHYWIDSGGTNWIDHVLLSDERQTDIQALAAGKTITSSITKHINFADINQPEGLFSLLLFSGYLNTTTKMPERDIYDLSAPNYEVKYIYEKRMLYSINLKSCRNG; from the coding sequence ATGAAAGAACAAACCCACAATAATTATCAGCCAAGAATGTTTGTTGGTACCGATGACTTCTACGATTTGTTGATTAATAGCGACATATTTGTTGACAAAAGTCTAATGATCAAGGAGTTGTTAGAAGATAGTGGTAAAGTCACCTTAATCACCCGTCCAAGGCGGTGGGGGAAGAGCTTGAATATGGATATGGTGCGGAGATTCTTTGAGATAGAGGTGGATGAGCAAGGGCAGGTTCTGCCACAAGAACAAAAGATGAATTATAAGCTGTTTAGTGGAGGAGAAGTGGATTTAGGCTTTGATGAGACTAAAGAACTAAAGCCATTAAAAATTGCTAATGTAGCAAACTCTATGAAACGCCAAGGTCAATTTCCAGTTATTCTTATAAGTTTCAAAGGCGTTAGGGGCAGTAATTATGAAGAAATTGAGGTGGGAATTAAAAGTCAAATAATTAATTTATTTGCCAAGCATCGTTATTTAGAGCGTTATATAAAACAAGATGAAAAATTATTGATTGATGCACAAAAGGAAATATTACAAAGATATTTTACAGGAAAGTTAATAGAAGATGACATTAAAAATAGTTTAAAATTTCTAAGTGATTTACTTTATAAACATTTTAATCAGAAAGTTTACATACTAATTGACGAATATGATACGCCAATTAATAGTGCCTATATGAAATTTGGCAATAATCTAGAAGAGTTTGAGGAAGTATTAGCTCTATTTCGTGCAATATTTGGTAATAGTCTTAAAACCAATGATTCATTACAAAAAGGTGTTATTACCGGTATATTACGGATTGCTAAGGCTAATTTGTTTTCAGATTTGAATAATTTAACTGAATGTAGTTTACTAGATGAAAGATTTTCTAGCAGTTACGGGTTTACTCAAGCAGAAGTTGATGAATTATTAACTAAAGTACCAACCACTACAAAGCCAGAAGAAATTAAAAATTGGTATAATGGCTATAATTTTGGTGGAGAAGTCATTTATAATCCATGGTCGATTATGCAATGTTTGGCAAGTAAAGGCAAGCTGGATCATTATTGGATTGATAGTGGTGGGACTAATTGGATTGATCATGTACTGCTCTCAGATGAGAGGCAAACAGATATTCAGGCTTTAGCTGCAGGTAAAACTATTACTTCTTCTATTACTAAACATATAAATTTTGCTGATATCAACCAACCAGAAGGGTTATTTAGCTTATTATTATTTAGTGGTTACCTAAATACAACTACCAAGATGCCAGAAAGAGATATTTATGATTTATCTGCTCCTAACTACGAGGTGAAATATATTTATGAAAAAAGAATGCTATACTCAATTAACCTGAAGAGTTGCAGAAATGGTTAA
- a CDS encoding PD-(D/E)XK nuclease domain-containing protein gives MLVNPTSFHQTGEKKAELFYSGFMLGFINMLAPNYIISSEQESGDGRADVMMIPKIGKGDKAMIIEYKIAKSSEDLADIAKSGLQQIIDKKYDTRIKEYQHVKQILKISMAFCGKNMELEYEITKL, from the coding sequence TTGTTAGTTAATCCTACTAGTTTTCATCAAACAGGAGAGAAAAAAGCCGAATTATTTTATAGTGGCTTTATGCTCGGCTTTATTAATATGTTAGCTCCTAATTATATAATATCAAGTGAACAAGAATCAGGGGATGGCAGAGCCGACGTTATGATGATTCCAAAAATTGGCAAAGGTGATAAAGCGATGATTATCGAGTATAAAATCGCTAAATCCTCAGAAGATTTAGCAGATATAGCTAAATCTGGCTTACAACAAATTATAGATAAGAAATATGATACTAGGATAAAAGAATATCAGCATGTAAAACAAATACTCAAAATTTCGATGGCATTTTGTGGAAAAAATATGGAGTTAGAATATGAAATAACGAAGCTCTAA
- a CDS encoding IS630 family transposase produces MSKNVLTEEQREKLKERHKTERDGRIRDRIKAVLMYDDGYSNVEIAKVLLLSHEAIRKHIVDYQKANKLNTNNGGSTSKLNDVEQAELVNHLEANNYVYAKDIMHYIENKYGVTYTITGVTKLLYKLGFVYKKPKVVPAKLDFDKQELFKLNYSLLKGNLRDKEAIYFMDGVHPQYQAKARCGWIRKNQDKTLPTFSGWRRKHMIGAINLVNLQLVSTENPKINGEQIVNFLQRLEEENSEKERIYLICDNASYHKSKKVKEYLVNTKIELVFLPPYSPNLNPIERLWKFMHSITTNNKFYHNFEQFSEAINKFFSNIGNYKDRLRTLINDNFQTITVNHFCNSSG; encoded by the coding sequence ATGAGCAAGAATGTATTGACAGAAGAACAAAGAGAAAAATTGAAGGAACGTCATAAAACAGAACGAGACGGAAGGATACGTGATCGTATTAAGGCAGTTTTGATGTATGACGATGGGTATAGTAATGTAGAGATTGCTAAGGTACTACTCCTGAGCCACGAAGCGATAAGAAAACATATTGTTGATTATCAAAAAGCCAATAAGCTTAATACCAACAATGGAGGTAGCACAAGCAAATTAAATGATGTTGAGCAGGCAGAATTAGTGAATCACCTAGAAGCAAATAATTATGTTTATGCTAAAGATATCATGCATTACATTGAGAACAAATATGGTGTGACATATACGATAACGGGAGTAACAAAATTACTATACAAACTGGGTTTTGTTTACAAGAAGCCGAAAGTAGTACCAGCTAAGCTGGATTTTGACAAGCAAGAATTATTTAAGTTAAACTACAGTTTACTAAAAGGGAATCTCAGAGATAAGGAAGCCATATATTTTATGGACGGTGTTCATCCTCAGTATCAAGCAAAGGCAAGGTGCGGTTGGATAAGAAAGAACCAAGATAAGACCTTACCAACATTCAGTGGCTGGAGAAGAAAGCACATGATTGGTGCTATTAACCTAGTTAATTTACAGTTAGTAAGCACAGAGAACCCCAAAATAAATGGGGAGCAGATAGTTAATTTCCTACAGAGATTGGAAGAGGAGAATAGTGAGAAGGAAAGAATATATTTAATCTGTGACAATGCCAGTTACCACAAATCCAAGAAAGTTAAGGAATACCTAGTAAATACTAAAATAGAGCTAGTATTTTTGCCACCATATAGTCCAAATCTTAACCCAATTGAGAGATTATGGAAGTTTATGCACAGTATTACAACTAATAATAAATTTTATCATAATTTCGAACAATTTTCGGAAGCAATAAACAAATTTTTTAGCAACATCGGCAATTATAAAGATAGGTTACGTACCTTAATAAATGATAATTTCCAAACTATTACCGTTAACCATTTCTGCAACTCTTCAGGTTAA
- a CDS encoding palindromic element RPE2 domain-containing protein: MKYIVNSGEFGAKSDGATPISNRRALSNNVPNFSSIDYISKLLVNTMFMSCHKLFRHKSEF; this comes from the coding sequence ATGAAATATATAGTCAATTCAGGAGAATTTGGGGCTAAGAGCGATGGAGCGACGCCTATAAGTAATAGGCGAGCATTGAGCAACAACGTCCCCAACTTCTCATCAATTGACTATATAAGCAAGTTATTAGTAAATACCATGTTCATGAGTTGTCATAAATTATTTAGACATAAGAGTGAATTCTAG
- a CDS encoding IS4 family transposase, which translates to MTNNNKNLSSLLKTQDKNNNVLDHSSISKRLSSIDTRYFEDIYINLVIKYNDKFKKTDSDKLHRFDSTIITLSGKLLKDGLNLGGKTQDRHIKISVGLKNSIPSSVRFCSQQSESSENIALVQAINATKIEKEEILLFDRGLSKAQTFEAFTKNEQYFITRANINRKYALIQTNRINTTDTTEEDLEQEFCKDLTIISDEIVNLYDKNHKEIKCNLRLIKANSKTAGELWFLSNILYLSAQDIASSYKKRWEIEVFFKFIKQNLQIKHFISHRENGMKVYIYCILIAAILFAIFKKVNNLWGFKLVLLQFTLLLEKEIIKDIVLFCGGDPNLVDLKL; encoded by the coding sequence ATAACTAATAATAATAAAAATTTATCTTCGTTACTTAAAACTCAAGATAAAAATAATAATGTCTTAGATCACAGCTCTATCAGCAAGAGATTATCATCGATAGATACCAGATATTTTGAAGATATATATATAAATTTGGTAATAAAATATAATGATAAATTTAAAAAAACTGACTCCGATAAGCTACATAGGTTTGATTCTACTATAATTACTTTATCTGGTAAATTATTAAAAGATGGATTAAATCTTGGTGGCAAAACTCAAGACAGACATATTAAAATAAGTGTAGGGTTAAAAAATTCAATACCATCTAGTGTAAGATTTTGTAGCCAACAATCTGAGTCTAGTGAAAATATAGCTCTTGTACAAGCCATTAATGCAACAAAGATAGAGAAAGAAGAAATATTGTTATTTGATAGAGGTCTCTCAAAAGCCCAAACATTTGAGGCTTTTACCAAAAATGAACAATATTTTATTACGCGAGCAAATATAAACAGAAAATACGCATTAATACAAACGAATAGAATTAACACAACTGATACGACTGAAGAAGATTTAGAACAGGAATTCTGCAAAGATTTAACTATCATAAGTGATGAGATTGTAAATTTATATGATAAAAATCATAAGGAAATAAAGTGTAATTTACGACTAATTAAAGCCAATAGTAAGACAGCAGGAGAATTGTGGTTTTTAAGTAATATATTATATTTATCAGCACAAGATATAGCAAGCAGCTACAAAAAAAGGTGGGAAATTGAAGTATTTTTTAAATTTATTAAGCAAAATTTACAAATTAAACATTTTATTAGCCATAGGGAGAATGGAATGAAAGTATACATATATTGTATTTTAATAGCTGCTATTTTGTTTGCAATATTTAAAAAAGTAAACAATTTATGGGGATTTAAGCTTGTTCTATTGCAATTTACGCTGCTGCTTGAAAAGGAGATTATCAAGGATATTGTATTATTTTGCGGCGGAGATCCTAATCTTGTAGACTTAAAATTATAA
- a CDS encoding glycosyltransferase family 4 protein, translating to MISSDSPKRYHKPTILQVVPALFSGGVERGTIEVAKMLKKVDYNVIVVSSGGSLVEELIAADIPHISMNSATKNPFSIWKNARFLSEIIKEYDVDIVHARSRAPAWSCYMAAKATNTKFLTTFHGIYNISNLFKHFYNSVMTKGEKVIAVSNFVKQHIVTNYKILEEQIVVIRRGVDYRYFDPQNVTEEKLVKYKKKYGLSNNTPPIILLPSRITSWKGHLTLVEALGKLKHLDFYCLMVGDLSKHPNFTNRIKSLINLLKLQSKVQIFGNEIDMLGLYGISDIVLSTSIEPEAFGRTITEGQSMEKLVIATNIGGAIETISDTKTGFHVKPNDPSDLAEKIEHCLSILKTNEGKKIQQAARKAVIDNFSLDLMLSKTLDLYKEMLKKT from the coding sequence ATGATTTCATCAGATTCACCCAAACGATACCATAAACCAACCATTTTGCAAGTAGTTCCAGCTTTATTCTCTGGTGGAGTAGAGCGAGGGACAATTGAAGTGGCTAAAATGTTAAAAAAAGTTGATTATAATGTTATTGTAGTCTCCTCTGGTGGTTCATTAGTTGAAGAATTAATAGCTGCAGATATACCGCATATTTCTATGAATAGTGCTACTAAAAATCCTTTTTCAATATGGAAAAATGCAAGATTTTTATCAGAAATAATCAAGGAATATGACGTAGATATAGTACATGCAAGATCAAGAGCTCCGGCTTGGAGTTGTTATATGGCAGCAAAGGCTACTAATACTAAATTCTTAACAACATTTCATGGCATTTACAACATCTCAAATTTGTTCAAACATTTCTATAATAGCGTAATGACAAAAGGCGAGAAGGTCATAGCTGTATCTAATTTTGTAAAGCAGCATATAGTAACTAATTATAAAATTTTAGAAGAACAAATTGTGGTAATACGTCGAGGGGTAGATTATCGTTATTTTGATCCCCAAAATGTCACAGAAGAAAAGTTAGTAAAATATAAAAAGAAATACGGTCTATCTAATAACACTCCTCCCATAATATTATTACCATCAAGAATTACCAGTTGGAAGGGTCACCTTACCCTTGTTGAAGCACTTGGTAAACTAAAACATCTAGATTTCTATTGTCTGATGGTTGGGGATTTATCTAAACACCCCAATTTCACAAATCGAATAAAATCTCTTATAAACTTATTGAAACTACAAAGTAAAGTTCAAATTTTTGGTAATGAAATTGATATGCTCGGTCTTTATGGCATTTCAGATATAGTGTTATCTACTTCAATTGAGCCAGAAGCATTTGGTCGTACTATAACTGAAGGGCAATCAATGGAAAAGCTAGTAATTGCTACAAATATTGGTGGAGCTATTGAAACAATATCAGATACAAAAACTGGATTTCATGTTAAACCAAACGATCCAAGCGATTTAGCAGAAAAAATTGAACATTGCTTATCCATCCTCAAAACCAATGAAGGTAAAAAGATACAACAAGCAGCAAGAAAAGCAGTAATCGATAACTTTTCCCTTGATTTAATGCTAAGTAAAACCTTAGATTTATATAAGGAAATGCTTAAGAAAACATAA